A region from the Polaribacter sp. Hel1_33_78 genome encodes:
- a CDS encoding single-stranded DNA-binding protein yields the protein MSTLRNKVQLIGNLGNSPEIITLDSGKKLAKFSIATNESYKNSQGEKVTDTQWHNIIAWNKTADIIEKYLEKGNEVAIEGKLTSRSYETKEGEKRYVTEVVCNELLMLGNK from the coding sequence ATGAGTACGTTAAGAAACAAAGTACAGTTAATTGGAAACTTAGGAAACAGTCCAGAAATCATCACTTTAGACAGTGGAAAAAAATTAGCAAAGTTTTCTATTGCTACAAATGAAAGTTATAAAAATTCTCAAGGAGAAAAAGTAACGGATACACAGTGGCATAATATTATTGCCTGGAATAAAACAGCAGATATTATAGAAAAATACTTAGAAAAAGGAAATGAAGTTGCTATTGAAGGAAAACTTACTTCTAGAAGTTATGAGACTAAAGAAGGAGAAAAAAGATATGTAACAGAAGTTGTTTGCAACGAGTTACTGATGCTCGGAAATAAGTAA